The sequence TAAGGTCGATGTACCGTGGATTCGGATGCACTATGCTTATCCAACGGGGCTGACCTCAGATGTAATTGCAGCAATTAAAGAAAACAGCAATGTTTTACCTTATCTAGATTTGCCATTACAGCACTCCCACCCTGAAATTCTTCGTGCTATGAATCGTCCTTGGCAAGGACAGGTAAACGATGCAGTTATTGAGAATATCAAGCAGGCTTTACCTGATGCAGTGTTGCGAACAACCTTCATAGTGGGTTTTCCTGGCGAAACAGACGAGCATTTCAATCATTTGTGTGAGTTTGTTGAGCGACATGAGTTCGATCATGTAGGTGTTTTTACTTTTTCACCGGAGGAAGGAACAAAAGCGTATAACTTACCTTTGCAAGTGCCGCAAAAGTTAATGGATGAGCGGCGAGATGTATTAATGCAAATTCAGCAGCCGATTTCTTGGAGACAAAATCAGCAACAGGTAGGCAAAATAGTTGATGTATTGGTCGAGCAAGAAAATCCGATTCGGGCGGAACTAATTGGTCGTTCTAATAGATTCGCTCCAGAAGTTGACGGACAGATATATGTTCGTGGAGAAGCAAGTTTGGGAAGCATCGTACCGGTAAAGATTAATAAAGCTGATGCATATGATTTGTATGGTGAAGTAGTTTAGATTTTTTTCACCTCGGTACTTTAGCTATTAGTTACAAATTTTGCTTGACTAATAGGCTAACAATTAAGACAAATATTGAAGATTAAACTAAAAACATAGGAGAATTGATGAGTCTTACTTTTGAAGATTTGGGAATTTCAGCACAACGTCTTGCACAACTAGAGAAGCTAGGTTTTACTACACCCACAAATATTCAACAACAAGCAATACCCCAATTACTTTCTGGTCGTGACGTAGTAGGTCAATCCCAAACTGGTACCGGTAAAACCGCAGCATTTTCCTTGCCAATTCTGGAGAGAATAGATCCCACTCAAAAAGTAGTACAGGCAGTAGTTTTAGCTCCGACTCGTGAATTAGCAATTCAGGTTCATAGCGCTGTTTCTGAATTCGTTGGTGCTCAAAGACTGAAAGTGTTAGCAATTTACGGCGGACAATCAATCGACCGTCAAATGATGCAGCTAAAACGCGGCGTTCATGTTGTAGTCGGTACCCCAGGACGTGTAATTGATTTATTAGATAGAGGCTGCTTGAAGCTAGACCATGTTAAATGGTTTGTGTTGGATGAAGCTGATGAAATGTTGAGCATGGGCTTTATTGATGATGTTGAGAAAATTCTTTCTCGGGCACCAAAAGAGCGCCAAACTGCTTTGTTTTCAGCAACAATGCCGCCATCAATTCGCCAATTGGTAAATAAGTTTTTGAACGATCCTGTAACGGTGACAGTTCAACAACCAAAAGCAGCTCCGAATAAAATTAACCAGGTCGCTTACTTGATACCGCGTCACTGGACAAAAGCAAGAGCTTTACAGCCCATTTTAGAAATGGAAGATCCCGAAACGGCGTTAATTTTCGTTCGTACTCGACGTACCGCAGCGGAATTGACAAACCAATTGCAATCAGCCGGGCATAGTGTTGATGAATATCACGGCGATTTATCCCAGCAAGCGCGGGAAAGATTATTGGGACGTTTTCGCAATCGTCAAGTACGTTGGGTAGTAGCAACTGATATTGCTGCCAGAGGTTTGGATGTTGATGAGCTTTCTCACGTAATCAATTTTGATTTACCTGACAGCGTAGAAACTTTTGTTCACAGAATTGGTCGTACTGGTAGGGCTGGAAAAGAAGGAACTGCAATTTCCTTGGTACAGCCAT comes from Rivularia sp. PCC 7116 and encodes:
- a CDS encoding DEAD/DEAH box helicase; the protein is MSLTFEDLGISAQRLAQLEKLGFTTPTNIQQQAIPQLLSGRDVVGQSQTGTGKTAAFSLPILERIDPTQKVVQAVVLAPTRELAIQVHSAVSEFVGAQRLKVLAIYGGQSIDRQMMQLKRGVHVVVGTPGRVIDLLDRGCLKLDHVKWFVLDEADEMLSMGFIDDVEKILSRAPKERQTALFSATMPPSIRQLVNKFLNDPVTVTVQQPKAAPNKINQVAYLIPRHWTKARALQPILEMEDPETALIFVRTRRTAAELTNQLQSAGHSVDEYHGDLSQQARERLLGRFRNRQVRWVVATDIAARGLDVDELSHVINFDLPDSVETFVHRIGRTGRAGKEGTAISLVQPFERRKQQVIERHNKQSWQMLSIPTRAQIEAKQLEKLQVQVKEALSGERLASFLPIVRELSEEYDAHAIAAAALQIAYDQTRPAWLKADNIPEEDANYSTPKPKLRSSSRRSSGDRNRRWVDGKRDKRGGGNNGGGATPKPKLKTNQRETSSSAAKES